Within Nakaseomyces glabratus chromosome G, complete sequence, the genomic segment TGGGAGCCGTGCTAATTTTCAACTACTACAGTATTTGAATGGTCCTTCTACACACTAAAAAGCTTCCAGCACTGGCCTAGTCTTCCACTGTGGTTATTTCGGTTTATTCTTGCAATTTACACAACGGCAACAGATGACCctctttattttcatcaCTTAGGGTTTATCTAATATGCCTCGTCACTCACATCTAGCACATAATGATATTTGCAATCGAAGCACTGTGTTTCTACCTCTCCCTCTCCCTGTCCCTCTCTGAAGTAAAGTCTCCTGACTAGCAGCTTCTTAAACAGATAATTGTTTGGCTACACATTTTTCACTCTAGCTTGCTAACATACTATGAAGCTTCTACAATGCAAATTTCCTCAGTTCATTACTTTTAATTGACAAATAATTAGCTTTAAACAATCGAACGAATTACGATGCACAAGTATTCCTctatttgtatatatataataagcATTAGTTTTCGTAGTACTTGGAATTGCGATTTGCGTAGATTGAGTAGTTTGTGTACTATAGCAATAACTTCTTAAATTAATctgtatttattattttagcCACATCCTAGATCTACACAACACAAGGACCATAATCATACTACAACTTTCACATCAAGAAGATTGCAAGAGCTCATAGGACGTGATAACTATGCTGGGACTAGGGGTTAAGAACAATTCTGTGCTTAGACGACAAGGTACGAGGTATGTCCATCAAATACTGAAACATCAAAACAAAGGAAACAGAAACGCTTTGAAAGCGATCACACTTGGATCACATAACAGACTAGCAAGAACATGCAATGTCCAATTGTCCAAGAGGTTTTCCACTACACGGGCCACAAGCGCATCCGAAGAAGTAGCATTTAAAAACTTATCCCAGGAGCAAAGAGACATTTTGACTCAGGAAAGAGCTGTTGATAACGTGGACGTATGCATCGTAGGCGGTGGGCCATCAGGTTTAGCCACCGCTATAAAATTGAAGCAACTTGATAATGAACATGGCAGCGGTAACTTACGCGTGGTTGTACTAGAGAAAGCTAGTGATATGGGACTACATATTGTATCCGGTGCAATCCTGGAACCTAAAGTATGGAGAGAATTATTCCCAGAAAGTGAATTTTACAATGAGGATGGCTCTGGTATACCATTACCACCTGATATCGCAACTCCAGTAACAAAAGGCcaattgaaatatttattgaatGGAAGTATCGGTCTTCCAATGCCCGAACCACCTGCCATGGTCAATGAAGGTAATTACATTGTGTCCCTTAACCGTGTTGTCAGTTATCTAGCTGAGAAAGCAGAAGAGATTGGTGTCGAAATATATCCTGGAATTTCTGTATCGGAAGTCATATACGATGACTCAGGTAACAATGTCATTGGTGTAGCTTCAAAGGATTTAGGTATCTCTAAAAGAGGTTTACCAAAGGATACTTTTGAGAGAGGTATGGAATTCCACGctagaacaactgtgtTTGCTGAAGGTTGTCGTGGCTCCTTGACAGGAGAGGTTATagataaatataatttgaGACATGGCAGAGAAAATCAGACATATGGTCTTGGTATCAAAGAAGTATGGGAAGTGTCTTCGgagaaatttcaaaaaggaTTTGCTTCGCACACGATGGGATATCCATTATCTAACAGCGTCTACGGTGGTGGATTTATGTATCATTTTGGGGACGGACTGGTAGCTGTGGGCCTAGTTGTCGGCCTGGATTACAAAAATCCATATGTTTCCCCATACAAGgaatttcaaaagatgAAGCATCACCCTTTTTATGCGAATGTTCTTGAAGGAGGCAAGTGTATATCTTACGCTGCCAGGGCTTTAAATGAAGGTGGTCTACAGGCTATACCAAAACTACATTTCCCAGGTGGTGTTCTAGTAGGTGCTTCTGCCGGATTTATGAATGTTCCTAAAATTAAGGGAACTCATACCGCTATGAAATCTGGTTTACTTGCTGCTGAGAGTATATTTCAATCTCTCAAAGATAGAACACCTATTGAAGAGGTCGAAAGTCTGgctgatgaagaagttgttGATTTAGTCGACTACGAAAAGGCTGTAAAGTCCTCATGGATTACTGAGGAATTGAGCATCGTGAGGAACATTAGACCTTCCTTTACCTCAAAACTCGGGGGCCTTGGTGGTATGATGTACTCAGGTCTTGATTCATATATTTTAAGAGGGCATGTTCCTTGGACTTTTAAATTCCACAAATCAGATGCTAGCGTTACTGGCGATGCGAGAGACTACAAACCTATCAACTACCCTAAACCGGATGGCAAGTTATCATTTGATATAATGACCTCTGTCTCGAGAACTGGTACATATcatgatgaagatgaaagaaGCCATCTACGTGTTCCAAATCAAGATCTAACAGCTTACGCTACCAAGTCTTATCCAAAATTCAAAGGTGTAGAGGAAAGATTCTGCCCCGCAGGTGTATACGAGTTTATCGAAGACCCTTCTTCTCCTATTGGTGTgaaatttaaaattaaCTCTCAAAATTGTATTCATTGTAAGACATGTGATATTAAATCACCAATTGAGGAAATTAAGTGGGTTGTTCCCGAGGGTGGTGATGGCCCCAAATACACTTTGTCATGATTAATGATCCTGAAACAGCAATACAGCTGCTATTTCGATATTACACTCCACATATATTTGTTTGgtttatttattttgatatttattcaattaTTTAACTTATTTATAGGtactattatatttattctttttgaacACCTCTATTCTTGCACGCCATTTAATGAGATGAGTTCCGTTCAACTtacttttttcatttatgtATAGGCTTAGGAGATCAGGAGGtcattgtttttatttctaaCCTACAAACTTGTCGTCTTCTATAAATCTTATTAAAGTTTTGGATCCAGATTGCAACAGAGGGTGTCCGGCAACAATCTGCATCCATCTATTTAGTCCttgtcttctttcttctattACTTCATCGCTAAACCTATTGCTCAAGTATATCTTTCCAGGTAAGTGTGGCACAACCACTCTTGGATTATTGAGCATAGATATCTCTTTCAACAAACATTTTCTGAAGAACTCGAAATCACTATACCTTCTACGTACCCTGGATGCCCGCTTGTGGAAATTGGGCAGATTAGTCCTGCATATGATCTCGTAATCTGTGTACATACCACGCTGATCCACACCGTTTGGCACATGTGTCTTGGGATTCCTGACTTCTATCTCCAGGAAATTCTCAGGCTCAGCATACATCTCACTCGTACTAGGTATCTTGTGATGCTGGGAGAACATCGTCTCCTCAGTGCTCCCAAATGACTTAAACTCACGCTTCCCAGACATCGGTCCCTTTTAATTTACAAGACAATCTCTTTATAAGGCAAAACAACAGACACACAACTATTATACCAATTTATAACGCCAACGCCCACAAGAGTATAACAATTGTCCTATAGAGAGACTAATACAAAACTTTTACAATAACTCTACTAGTCATAGTGGAAACCCTTTATTATGGGCCAAATAGCTTTTCAGGCggaatttttcagttttcgATGGGAAGCCACCCCCCCACCTACAGCTACAGCTACACGGTGAAAGAAGTTGCATGTGATAAAGGCAATAATGCCTGGTCAACATGCCATATTTACTAATTATGAAGCAACCTCTTAGATTGTGAAGCTTAGTGCAATTTAAAGAAGATTCAAAATGATGTTATGGTCTAGCTTTGCTACTATTTAATTCCTTGTCATGTTGTTGGAGGCCCCCTACTTTAGTGTATGCTCATCCTTACAACAACATGGAATCATATCGCTCGTCAGGACTCTTGTAACCACCTCTCAAATAGATGCATGAAATGTGTCATAAGTTTTTACACTCTTGAAGATATGCTTGCCATCGTGAATATATTAGACTATACTTGGTATGCCAATGCCGGTGTTTTGAGATATGCATATCAAAGGACCGACTCAGATGTAAAACCCCGGCTTGATTCCCTTTATCATCCATCCCCCCCCCACTTTGGTCTCGAAGACAAACATACAAACATACAAACATACAAACAGCACCTCAGCTACACCCCCCCACCCAGACATCAAACTCGTTGAGAAAGTGTCATTTTGATGAGTGGCTGTGTTCTCATCTAGCAATCTAAGATAGGCAGA encodes:
- the SNX3 gene encoding Snx3p (CAGL0G06424g~Ortholog(s) have phosphatidylinositol-3-phosphate binding activity, role in late endosome to Golgi transport, protein localization and cytosol, endosome, fungal-type vacuole membrane, nucleus localization), whose amino-acid sequence is MSGKREFKSFGSTEETMFSQHHKIPSTSEMYAEPENFLEIEVRNPKTHVPNGVDQRGMYTDYEIICRTNLPNFHKRASRVRRRYSDFEFFRKCLLKEISMLNNPRVVVPHLPGKIYLSNRFSDEVIEERRQGLNRWMQIVAGHPLLQSGSKTLIRFIEDDKFVG
- the CIR2 gene encoding electron-transferring-flavoprotein dehydrogenase (CAGL0G06402g~Ortholog(s) have mitochondrion localization) gives rise to the protein MLGLGVKNNSVLRRQGTRYVHQILKHQNKGNRNALKAITLGSHNRLARTCNVQLSKRFSTTRATSASEEVAFKNLSQEQRDILTQERAVDNVDVCIVGGGPSGLATAIKLKQLDNEHGSGNLRVVVLEKASDMGLHIVSGAILEPKVWRELFPESEFYNEDGSGIPLPPDIATPVTKGQLKYLLNGSIGLPMPEPPAMVNEGNYIVSLNRVVSYLAEKAEEIGVEIYPGISVSEVIYDDSGNNVIGVASKDLGISKRGLPKDTFERGMEFHARTTVFAEGCRGSLTGEVIDKYNLRHGRENQTYGLGIKEVWEVSSEKFQKGFASHTMGYPLSNSVYGGGFMYHFGDGLVAVGLVVGLDYKNPYVSPYKEFQKMKHHPFYANVLEGGKCISYAARALNEGGLQAIPKLHFPGGVLVGASAGFMNVPKIKGTHTAMKSGLLAAESIFQSLKDRTPIEEVESLADEEVVDLVDYEKAVKSSWITEELSIVRNIRPSFTSKLGGLGGMMYSGLDSYILRGHVPWTFKFHKSDASVTGDARDYKPINYPKPDGKLSFDIMTSVSRTGTYHDEDERSHLRVPNQDLTAYATKSYPKFKGVEERFCPAGVYEFIEDPSSPIGVKFKINSQNCIHCKTCDIKSPIEEIKWVVPEGGDGPKYTLS
- a CDS encoding uncharacterized protein (CAGL0G06446g~Protein of unknown function) — translated: MLILTTTWNHIARQDSCNHLSNRCMKCVISFYTLEDMLAIVNILDYTWYANAGVLRYAYQRTDSDVKPRLDSLYHPSPPHFGLEDKHTNIQTYKQHLSYTPPPRHQTR